A region of Brevundimonas sp. NIBR10 DNA encodes the following proteins:
- the mnmC gene encoding FAD-dependent 5-carboxymethylaminomethyl-2-thiouridine(34) oxidoreductase MnmC: MPPPPDTADDDASPRLTWAEDGAPRSGRFGDVYFSADDGLAESRAVFLQGCGLPQAWAGRATFTVAELGFGTGLNILSLLDLWRREGPANARLHVFTVEGFPLSRDEAARALAAWPELAEISGVLLDRWPAGDPGVHRIDLPGFNAVIDVAVGEVVDVLSAWTGRADAWFLDGFSPALNPGMWSEPVLDLIAARSAPGARLATFTVAGFVRRGLTQRGFQVDKRPGHGRKRERLEATLRPTVAVIGAGIAGASVARALIAAGCIVTVVEADRPGAGGSGFPAALVTPRLDAGDVGIASFHAQALDRARELYATVPDAIVGEGVVQLHQTDRDAARFDRIAAQSWWSPGAMTVIDVAGATARLGEETNTGGLLMAGALAVAPAPILSAWIEGARRMTGTVAAITPGESGGRSLTDPDGVVIAEVDSVVITAGWGAAALAPDLDLRPVRGQASWVEGGTTPAVAWGGYAVPTTDGLLFGATHDRDDVGTDVRPADTERNLQTLAARLPRLAQVVGTAGPIQARAAVRATTRDRLPVCGALSDQPGLYVLGGLGSRGFCVAPLLGEHIAAVVTGVASPMADDMAERLAPGRFAGRRP; this comes from the coding sequence GTGCCCCCTCCTCCCGACACCGCCGACGACGACGCCTCCCCCCGCCTGACCTGGGCCGAGGACGGGGCACCGCGTTCAGGCCGGTTCGGCGACGTCTATTTCTCGGCCGACGACGGCCTGGCCGAGAGCCGGGCGGTTTTCCTCCAAGGCTGTGGCCTGCCCCAGGCCTGGGCGGGGCGCGCGACCTTCACCGTCGCCGAGCTGGGATTCGGCACGGGGCTAAACATACTGTCCCTGCTCGACCTGTGGCGGCGCGAGGGGCCGGCGAACGCCCGCCTGCACGTCTTCACCGTCGAGGGCTTTCCCCTGAGCCGCGACGAGGCGGCCCGCGCCCTCGCCGCCTGGCCCGAACTGGCCGAGATTTCGGGCGTCCTGCTGGATCGCTGGCCCGCCGGCGATCCCGGTGTCCACCGGATCGACCTGCCCGGGTTCAACGCCGTGATCGACGTCGCGGTCGGCGAGGTCGTCGATGTCCTGTCCGCCTGGACCGGCCGCGCCGACGCCTGGTTCCTCGACGGATTCTCCCCCGCCCTGAACCCCGGGATGTGGTCCGAGCCCGTGCTCGACCTGATCGCCGCCCGGTCCGCGCCCGGTGCCCGCCTGGCCACCTTCACCGTCGCCGGGTTCGTCCGGCGTGGCCTGACGCAGCGCGGCTTCCAGGTCGACAAACGCCCCGGCCACGGCCGCAAGCGCGAGCGGCTGGAGGCGACCTTGCGTCCCACCGTCGCCGTCATCGGCGCAGGCATCGCCGGGGCCTCGGTCGCCCGCGCCCTGATCGCGGCCGGCTGCATCGTCACCGTGGTCGAGGCCGACCGGCCGGGCGCGGGAGGTTCGGGCTTCCCCGCCGCCCTCGTCACACCCCGTCTCGATGCCGGCGACGTCGGTATCGCGTCCTTCCACGCCCAGGCGCTGGACCGCGCCCGCGAACTGTATGCCACCGTCCCGGACGCCATTGTCGGCGAGGGGGTGGTCCAGCTCCATCAGACCGACCGCGACGCCGCCCGTTTCGACAGGATCGCCGCCCAGTCCTGGTGGTCACCCGGGGCCATGACCGTCATCGACGTCGCCGGGGCCACGGCCCGTCTGGGCGAAGAGACAAACACGGGCGGCCTGCTGATGGCCGGGGCCCTCGCGGTGGCCCCCGCCCCCATCCTGTCCGCCTGGATCGAGGGCGCTCGCCGCATGACCGGCACCGTCGCCGCAATCACGCCCGGCGAGAGCGGCGGCCGGTCCCTGACCGACCCCGACGGCGTCGTCATCGCCGAGGTCGACAGCGTCGTCATCACGGCGGGATGGGGCGCAGCCGCCCTCGCGCCCGATCTCGATCTGCGCCCCGTGCGCGGTCAGGCGAGCTGGGTCGAAGGGGGCACGACGCCCGCCGTCGCCTGGGGCGGTTACGCCGTGCCGACCACGGACGGCCTGTTGTTCGGTGCCACCCACGATCGCGACGACGTCGGGACGGATGTTCGCCCCGCCGATACCGAGCGCAATCTCCAGACCCTGGCCGCCCGCCTGCCCCGTCTGGCGCAGGTGGTTGGGACGGCCGGGCCGATTCAGGCGCGCGCCGCCGTCCGCGCCACGACCCGCGATCGCCTGCCGGTCTGTGGTGCCCTGTCCGATCAGCCGGGCCTGTACGTGCTCGGCGGCCTCGGCTCACGCGGATTCTGCGTCGCACCGCTGCTGGGCGAGCACATCGCGGCCGTGGTCACGGGGGTGGCATCCCCCATGGCGGACGATATGGCCGAACGTCTCGCGCCTGGCCGGTTCGCTGGAAGGCGCCCCTAG
- the motA gene encoding flagellar motor stator protein MotA — protein sequence MFQIIGLVLLFGLVFGSYAISGGKFDVITHAAPHELMAIGGAGFAAFLISNGVPVLKSSLAGFGKAFAGPKWKKQDYKDLLSLLFQLTKTMKSKGVIALESHIEKPGESAIFQKYPKVMKDHFAIDFICDTLRMMTMNLEDPHQIEDAMEKQLEKHHHEAAAAPHAIQNLADALPALGIVAAVLGVIKTMGSITEPPEVLGGMIGGALVGTFMGVFMAYGIVGPLAARLQAIVDEEAAFYKIIQSVLVAHLHGNAAQISVEIGRGDIPSSAQPSFSEMEEALAAAPTDA from the coding sequence ATGTTTCAGATCATCGGCCTCGTCCTGCTGTTCGGCCTCGTGTTCGGCAGCTATGCGATCTCGGGCGGCAAGTTCGACGTGATCACCCACGCGGCCCCGCACGAACTGATGGCCATCGGCGGCGCGGGCTTTGCGGCCTTCCTGATCTCCAACGGCGTGCCGGTGCTCAAGTCCTCGCTGGCCGGCTTCGGCAAGGCCTTCGCGGGCCCGAAATGGAAGAAGCAAGACTACAAGGACCTGCTGTCGCTGCTGTTCCAACTGACCAAGACGATGAAGTCCAAGGGCGTCATCGCCTTGGAAAGCCACATCGAAAAGCCGGGCGAGAGCGCGATCTTCCAGAAATACCCCAAGGTCATGAAGGACCATTTCGCCATCGACTTCATCTGCGACACCCTGCGGATGATGACGATGAACCTCGAGGATCCTCACCAGATCGAGGACGCGATGGAAAAGCAGCTCGAGAAACACCACCACGAGGCCGCCGCCGCCCCCCACGCCATCCAGAACCTGGCCGACGCCTTGCCGGCCCTGGGCATCGTCGCGGCCGTGCTGGGCGTCATCAAGACCATGGGCTCGATCACCGAGCCGCCGGAAGTCCTGGGCGGCATGATCGGCGGCGCCCTGGTCGGCACCTTCATGGGGGTGTTCATGGCCTATGGCATCGTCGGCCCCCTGGCTGCGCGCCTGCAGGCCATCGTCGATGAGGAAGCCGCCTTCTACAAGATCATCCAGTCGGTCCTGGTCGCCCACCTGCACGGCAACGCCGCCCAGATCTCGGTCGAGATCGGACGGGGCGACATCCCGTCCTCGGCCCAGCCCTCGTTCAGTGAGATGGAAGAGGCCCTCGCGGCGGCTCCGACCGACGCGTAG
- a CDS encoding long-chain-acyl-CoA synthetase — protein MGLAANIRRDLKFALGLRALLNRIKPIQLDSDVLVCDDFEEAVDKFGDNVAVEDEHRSLTYRELDALANRYATWARGRNLRRSDVIGLVMTNRAEYLAAWIGFSKVGIATALINTNLSGQALAHCLNIVNVAQVVADEDTWKQVETARAHVNRTVLLWVVGLKTEDEASERRNLDNAVRSGSSVRPPKTVRAGLTNRDTALYIYTSGTTGLPKAARIPHSRARTYMRAFAGCTKSGPEDRIYNVLPLYHSTGGLVGVGPALLNGGRLILRKRFSATHFWSDVKTSQATMFVYIGELCRYLVNCPPHDDERAHKLTLAYGNGLRPDVWTDFQSRFAIPRILEFYGSTEGNVSLFNFDGKAGAIGRVPKFLKKQINIRLARFDVDTDEVVRGNNGLVQEARVGEIGEAIGAIANDIRHDFSGYADKAASEKKILTDVFARGDRWFRTGDLMRQDSEGYFYFIDRIGDTFRWKGENVSTSEVEQRLTEAPGVKEVIAYGVPVPGQEGKAGMVTLVLDGSRFNATSFNAYAAEHLPAYARPVFVRIAKTLETTGTFKYRKVDLVADGFDPAKVDGSVYVRGGKAGYQKLTPAGYEEIISGAFRL, from the coding sequence ATGGGTCTCGCAGCGAACATTCGGCGCGACCTCAAGTTCGCCCTCGGCCTGCGTGCGCTGCTCAACCGCATCAAGCCGATCCAGCTCGACAGCGACGTCCTGGTCTGTGACGACTTCGAGGAGGCGGTCGACAAATTCGGCGACAATGTCGCGGTCGAGGACGAGCATCGCTCCCTGACCTATCGCGAGCTGGACGCCCTGGCCAACCGCTATGCGACCTGGGCGCGGGGCCGGAACCTGCGCCGCTCGGACGTGATCGGTCTGGTCATGACCAACCGCGCCGAATATCTCGCCGCCTGGATCGGCTTCTCCAAGGTCGGAATCGCCACGGCCCTGATCAACACCAATCTGTCGGGTCAGGCGCTGGCCCACTGCCTGAACATCGTCAATGTCGCCCAGGTGGTCGCCGACGAGGACACCTGGAAACAGGTCGAGACCGCCCGCGCCCATGTGAACCGCACCGTGCTGCTCTGGGTCGTCGGCCTGAAGACCGAGGACGAGGCGTCGGAGCGGCGCAATCTCGATAATGCGGTACGCAGCGGCTCGTCGGTGCGCCCGCCCAAGACCGTGCGCGCCGGCCTGACCAACCGCGACACGGCCCTGTATATCTACACGTCGGGAACCACCGGCCTGCCCAAGGCCGCGCGCATCCCGCATTCGCGCGCCCGCACCTATATGCGCGCCTTCGCCGGCTGCACGAAGTCGGGGCCGGAGGACCGGATCTACAACGTCCTGCCGCTGTATCACTCGACCGGCGGTCTGGTCGGGGTAGGCCCCGCCCTGCTGAACGGCGGCCGGCTGATCCTGCGCAAGCGGTTTTCCGCGACCCATTTCTGGAGCGACGTGAAGACCTCCCAGGCGACGATGTTCGTCTATATCGGCGAACTGTGCCGCTACCTGGTCAACTGCCCGCCCCACGACGACGAGCGCGCGCACAAACTGACCCTCGCCTACGGCAACGGCCTGCGCCCCGACGTCTGGACCGACTTCCAGTCGCGGTTCGCCATTCCCCGCATCCTGGAATTCTACGGCTCGACCGAGGGCAATGTCTCGCTGTTCAATTTCGACGGCAAGGCGGGGGCCATCGGGCGGGTGCCCAAATTCCTCAAGAAGCAGATCAACATCCGTCTGGCCCGCTTCGACGTCGACACCGACGAGGTCGTGCGCGGCAACAACGGCCTGGTCCAGGAGGCCCGCGTCGGCGAGATCGGCGAGGCCATCGGCGCCATCGCCAACGACATCCGTCACGACTTCTCCGGCTATGCCGACAAGGCGGCGTCGGAAAAGAAGATCCTGACCGACGTCTTCGCGCGCGGCGACCGCTGGTTCCGCACCGGCGACCTGATGCGCCAGGATTCGGAGGGGTATTTCTACTTCATCGACCGGATCGGCGACACCTTCCGCTGGAAGGGCGAGAACGTCTCGACCTCCGAGGTCGAGCAACGCCTGACCGAGGCACCGGGCGTCAAGGAGGTCATCGCTTACGGCGTCCCCGTCCCGGGTCAGGAGGGCAAGGCGGGGATGGTCACCCTGGTGCTGGACGGCAGCCGCTTCAACGCCACCAGCTTCAACGCCTATGCCGCCGAACACCTGCCCGCCTATGCCCGGCCTGTGTTCGTGCGCATCGCCAAGACGCTGGAGACCACCGGCACCTTCAAATACCGCAAGGTTGATCTGGTCGCCGACGGCTTCGATCCGGCCAAGGTCGATGGGTCGGTCTATGTTCGCGGCGGCAAGGCCGGCTATCAGAAGCTGACGCCCGCCGGGTACGAGGAAATCATCTCGGGCGCGTTCCGGCTGTAG
- a CDS encoding sorbosone dehydrogenase family protein has product MSRHALILVSTAALALAACGGPAPLPPSAGFGSNPTLPEPHRGLFPTVKVADAVGWPAGATPIAAPGLRVQAFASGLDHPRWIYRLPNGDILVAESAAPPKPEGLKKDEGIKGFFQTLFMKKAGSVTPSANRISLLRDADGDGIAEMKSVFLSGLTSPFGMALAGGRLYVANADSVVSVPYQDGQTEASEPPTRLTDLPAQRNHHWTKSLVASADGSKLYVGVGSNSNIADHGMAEETNRAAILEIDRMTGVSRIHAGGLRNPVGMAWNPESGMLWVAVNERDELGDDLVPDYMTSVTPGAFYGWPWSYYGQTVDERVKPANPAMVASAIRPDYALGAHTASLGLTFYDGTTMPRFRNGAFIGQHGSWNRSEPSGYKVIFVPFAGGKPSGPPQDVLTGFLNAQSQAQGRPVGVQSDRTGALLVADDVGNVIWRVSPAA; this is encoded by the coding sequence ATGTCCCGACACGCCCTGATCCTGGTCTCGACCGCCGCCCTGGCCCTGGCGGCCTGTGGAGGGCCCGCGCCCCTGCCCCCCTCGGCCGGGTTCGGAAGCAATCCGACCCTGCCCGAGCCGCACAGAGGGCTGTTCCCGACCGTGAAGGTCGCCGACGCGGTGGGCTGGCCGGCGGGTGCCACGCCGATCGCGGCACCGGGGCTGAGGGTGCAGGCCTTTGCAAGCGGGCTGGACCATCCGCGCTGGATCTACCGCCTGCCCAACGGCGACATCCTGGTCGCCGAAAGCGCCGCCCCGCCCAAGCCCGAGGGTCTCAAGAAGGACGAGGGCATCAAGGGCTTCTTCCAGACCCTGTTCATGAAGAAGGCCGGGTCGGTCACGCCCAGCGCCAACCGGATCAGCCTGCTGCGCGACGCCGACGGCGACGGGATCGCCGAGATGAAATCCGTCTTCCTCTCGGGCCTGACCTCGCCCTTCGGCATGGCCCTCGCGGGGGGACGGCTGTACGTCGCCAACGCCGATTCCGTGGTCAGCGTCCCCTATCAGGACGGCCAGACCGAGGCCTCGGAGCCCCCGACCCGGCTCACCGACCTGCCGGCCCAGCGCAACCACCACTGGACCAAGAGCCTGGTCGCCAGTGCGGACGGATCCAAACTCTATGTCGGGGTGGGGTCCAACTCCAACATCGCCGACCACGGCATGGCGGAAGAGACGAACCGCGCCGCCATCCTGGAAATCGACCGGATGACGGGCGTCAGCCGCATCCATGCCGGGGGCCTGCGCAACCCGGTCGGCATGGCCTGGAACCCCGAAAGCGGGATGCTGTGGGTTGCTGTCAACGAGCGTGACGAACTGGGGGATGACCTGGTCCCCGATTACATGACCTCGGTGACACCGGGGGCCTTCTATGGCTGGCCCTGGAGCTATTACGGCCAGACCGTCGATGAGCGGGTCAAGCCCGCCAATCCCGCGATGGTAGCGTCTGCCATCCGTCCGGACTATGCGCTGGGGGCGCACACGGCGTCGCTGGGCCTGACCTTCTATGACGGCACGACCATGCCCCGGTTCAGGAACGGGGCCTTCATCGGCCAGCACGGCTCGTGGAACCGCAGCGAGCCCAGCGGCTACAAGGTCATCTTCGTGCCGTTCGCAGGCGGAAAGCCTTCTGGCCCGCCCCAGGACGTCCTGACCGGCTTCCTGAATGCGCAGAGCCAGGCCCAGGGTCGCCCGGTCGGAGTCCAGTCCGACCGGACCGGCGCGCTTCTGGTCGCCGATGACGTCGGCAACGTCATCTGGCGGGTCAGCCCCGCCGCCTGA
- a CDS encoding lipocalin family protein — translation MSLRTLLVAATAAMALSACVTAPPMSAYRAPQPAKAVDAERLYSGRWLEIGRTPMRLTDGCVAGTTSYSLTGPDSLTLRDTCQDKTPTGKEKAIGARATILDPGANTKFRARYFGGLVTWDFWILDHDEAYSWFISADPTFDRLWIYTRTAPSPAELERLVQRARALGYDTDRLEFPAPLPN, via the coding sequence ATGTCCCTGAGAACCCTTCTGGTCGCGGCGACCGCCGCGATGGCCCTGTCGGCCTGCGTGACCGCCCCGCCCATGTCCGCCTACCGCGCGCCCCAGCCGGCCAAGGCGGTGGACGCCGAGCGCCTGTACAGTGGCCGCTGGCTCGAGATCGGGCGCACCCCGATGCGGCTGACCGACGGCTGCGTCGCCGGCACGACCAGCTACAGCCTGACCGGTCCCGACAGCCTGACCCTGCGCGACACCTGTCAGGACAAGACCCCGACCGGCAAGGAGAAGGCCATCGGGGCCCGCGCCACCATCCTGGACCCCGGGGCCAACACCAAATTCCGTGCCCGCTATTTCGGGGGCCTGGTGACCTGGGACTTCTGGATCCTGGATCACGACGAGGCCTACAGCTGGTTCATCTCGGCGGATCCGACCTTCGATCGGCTGTGGATCTATACCCGCACCGCGCCCTCGCCGGCGGAGCTGGAGCGGCTGGTCCAGCGGGCCCGCGCCTTGGGCTATGATACCGACCGTCTCGAGTTTCCCGCTCCGCTTCCGAACTGA
- a CDS encoding DUF1206 domain-containing protein — translation MRIIDTARTRLDRWVHRLPLVKTLIPARRRPVHHAIETAARIGYGALGFVYLSAGVLTLLAALGVLDDAAGSQETTLWLAAQPLGRVWLLLLGLGLLAFVQWCVLQSVFDADHEGRSRDGLMKRAGQGANGLVHLALALTALRLLWIDRPAEARIEGAVATHDAAARVLAFPSGDLLLIGVGLIIIGIGIGNVVNGLRADFTGRLTCSETLCRRLSPLAKAGNVAKGVSLLPLGVFVVLGGLSSRASEVRTFGDALDGLAAQPAGPWVLGCVALGFIAFGLFSFIEARFRRISPPRDLSVG, via the coding sequence GTGAGAATCATCGACACCGCGCGGACCCGCCTCGACCGCTGGGTCCACCGCCTGCCTCTGGTGAAGACCCTGATCCCGGCCAGACGCCGCCCCGTCCACCACGCGATCGAGACGGCGGCCCGCATCGGCTATGGGGCGCTCGGCTTCGTCTATCTGTCGGCCGGTGTCCTGACCCTGCTGGCCGCCCTGGGGGTGCTCGACGATGCGGCAGGATCGCAGGAGACCACCCTCTGGCTGGCCGCCCAGCCGCTGGGCCGGGTCTGGTTGCTTCTTCTGGGGCTTGGGCTTCTGGCGTTCGTCCAGTGGTGCGTGCTGCAATCCGTCTTCGACGCCGACCACGAAGGCCGCTCTCGCGACGGACTGATGAAGCGGGCGGGACAGGGCGCCAACGGCCTGGTCCACCTGGCGCTGGCGCTGACGGCCCTTCGCCTGCTGTGGATCGACCGCCCGGCCGAGGCCCGGATCGAGGGCGCCGTCGCGACCCATGACGCCGCCGCGCGGGTCCTGGCCTTTCCGTCGGGCGACCTGCTGCTGATCGGGGTTGGACTGATCATCATCGGGATCGGGATCGGCAACGTCGTCAACGGTCTGCGCGCCGACTTCACCGGCAGGCTGACCTGTTCGGAGACCCTGTGCCGACGGCTGTCGCCCCTGGCCAAGGCCGGCAATGTCGCCAAGGGGGTGTCCCTGTTGCCGCTCGGCGTGTTCGTGGTGCTGGGCGGCCTGAGCTCACGCGCGTCCGAGGTCCGCACCTTCGGCGACGCCCTGGACGGACTGGCGGCCCAGCCGGCGGGGCCCTGGGTGCTGGGATGCGTGGCCCTGGGCTTCATCGCCTTCGGGCTGTTTTCCTTCATCGAGGCGCGCTTTCGCCGGATCAGCCCGCCCCGCGATCTGAGCGTCGGCTGA